A section of the Methanococcoides sp. LMO-2 genome encodes:
- a CDS encoding hydantoinase B/oxoprolinase family protein has product MSESKKWQFWIDRGGTFTDVVARRPDGSILTHKLLSENPEHYEDAAIQGIRQLLGLSKDDRLPTEEIECIKMGTTVGTNALLERKGERSGLVITKGFRDALRIGYQNRPEIFALDIELPGVLYEQVIEVDQRFSSKGEELVPVDEEKTRRELESIYSSGIRSLAVVLMHSYHYPDHELLIEKIAKDIGFEHISLSHKVSPLIKIVGRGETTMVDTYLSPVLQRYVNRILAALHTDECNTRLLFMQSNGGLTDAMSFRGKDSILSGPAGGIVGAARVSEMAGFHKIIGFDMGGTSTDVAHYDGEYERSFENEVAGIHLCSPMMNIHTVAAGGGSILHFDEGRYQVGPDSAGSDPGPSCYRKGGPLTVTDCNVMLSKVIPEFFPAVFGKIGTLPLDAEVVRSRFAVLAGRISEDTGEDTTPEQVAEGFLTVAVENMANAIKRISTQRGYDLKDYTLCCFGGAGAQHACLVADSLGMSRVFIHPYAGVLSAYGMGLADQRMILERSVEEELNDNTIRDIRKLFEELGLEGIPAMKEQGIAEEEVVLERKLHVRYGGTDTSLEIDFGNVENIRESFREDHRKQFGFVIEDRKLVVSNITLEFIGLNEIPEEIINNAVAAGECSRETTVEMYTCGEFHQTPVFIRKCLKPGHVVRGPALIIEDTTTIVVEPEWKAEITPLDHIVLTRTEPQAERIAIGTDADPVMLEVFNNRFMSVAEQMGYRLQNTAHSVNIKERLDFSCAIFDNEGNLIANAPHIPVHLGSMEEAVKATIQSANGNMRPGDAWMLNSPYAGGTHLPDITVISPVFCGTGEVQFYVASRGHHADIGGVTPGSMPPGSTTIYEEGILIENFKLMDEGEFRETEVLELLGSGKHPSRNPLQNIADLKAQAAANEKGIQQLEKMVDKYSLETVSSYMQHVQDNAEEAVRRVIEVLHDGRFTYTLDDGSHISVNIAIDHEKRSARIDLTGTSPQQESNFNAPSSICRAAVLYVFRTLVKENIPLNAGCMKPLEIIIPQGCLLNPTFPAAVVAGNVETSQYIVDSLYAALGIMAASQGTMNNFTFGNHEYQYYETICGGSGAGNGFNGTDSVQTHMTNSRITDPEVLELRFPVLLEEFSIRKGSGGRGRYSGGDGVVRKVRFLEKMKAAILSSHRKYAPFGMNGAEGGKCGRNVVIRKSGEIEEIEGTAQVDMNEGDVFVIETPGGGGFGKAE; this is encoded by the coding sequence ATGTCCGAAAGTAAAAAATGGCAGTTCTGGATCGACAGAGGAGGCACGTTCACCGATGTTGTTGCCAGGAGACCGGACGGAAGCATTCTCACGCACAAACTGCTCTCAGAAAACCCTGAGCACTATGAAGATGCGGCCATACAGGGCATACGCCAGCTACTCGGACTTTCAAAGGACGATAGACTGCCCACTGAAGAGATCGAGTGCATCAAGATGGGAACCACCGTGGGCACCAATGCGCTTCTGGAAAGGAAAGGTGAAAGGTCTGGACTTGTTATCACAAAGGGTTTCAGGGATGCACTGCGGATCGGTTACCAGAACAGGCCGGAGATCTTCGCACTGGACATCGAACTTCCCGGAGTACTCTATGAACAGGTCATCGAGGTGGATCAACGGTTCAGCTCAAAAGGAGAAGAACTGGTTCCTGTTGATGAAGAAAAGACCAGAAGAGAACTCGAGTCCATTTATTCCAGCGGCATACGCTCCCTTGCAGTTGTACTCATGCACTCATACCACTACCCTGACCATGAACTGCTCATTGAGAAAATAGCAAAGGACATCGGTTTTGAGCACATCTCACTTTCCCACAAAGTAAGCCCGCTGATAAAGATCGTCGGTCGCGGGGAAACAACAATGGTAGACACCTACCTCTCACCCGTACTGCAGAGATATGTGAACAGGATACTTGCTGCCCTGCATACCGATGAGTGCAATACACGATTGCTGTTCATGCAGTCAAATGGAGGACTTACTGATGCGATGTCGTTCAGGGGAAAGGACAGCATCCTCTCGGGCCCTGCAGGAGGCATCGTGGGCGCTGCCAGGGTCTCGGAAATGGCAGGTTTCCATAAGATCATCGGCTTCGACATGGGAGGAACATCAACCGATGTCGCACATTATGACGGGGAATACGAACGTTCCTTTGAGAACGAGGTCGCAGGGATACACCTCTGCTCCCCGATGATGAACATACACACCGTTGCAGCCGGAGGAGGGTCCATATTACATTTTGACGAAGGACGATACCAAGTAGGACCAGATTCAGCAGGTTCTGATCCCGGACCCTCATGCTACAGGAAAGGAGGTCCGCTTACGGTCACGGACTGCAATGTGATGCTCTCAAAGGTCATTCCGGAGTTCTTCCCTGCCGTATTCGGAAAAATCGGAACACTTCCACTGGATGCAGAGGTTGTACGCTCCCGTTTTGCCGTACTTGCAGGTCGAATATCTGAAGATACCGGAGAGGATACAACTCCTGAGCAGGTCGCTGAAGGCTTCCTGACAGTTGCTGTGGAGAACATGGCGAATGCAATCAAAAGGATCTCAACCCAGAGAGGATACGACCTGAAGGATTACACATTGTGCTGTTTCGGAGGTGCCGGTGCACAGCATGCATGCCTTGTTGCAGATTCCCTGGGAATGTCGCGGGTTTTCATTCACCCCTATGCCGGAGTATTATCAGCCTATGGAATGGGACTTGCAGACCAGAGAATGATCCTTGAAAGGTCTGTGGAGGAAGAACTTAATGACAATACCATCCGAGATATCCGGAAGTTGTTCGAAGAACTGGGACTTGAAGGCATCCCTGCCATGAAAGAGCAGGGAATTGCAGAAGAGGAAGTTGTGCTCGAACGTAAGCTCCATGTGAGATACGGCGGTACTGACACCTCCCTTGAGATCGATTTCGGGAATGTTGAAAACATAAGGGAAAGTTTCAGGGAAGATCACAGGAAGCAGTTCGGCTTTGTGATAGAAGACAGGAAGCTTGTAGTATCCAATATAACACTGGAATTTATAGGACTGAATGAGATCCCGGAAGAGATCATAAATAATGCAGTTGCAGCAGGTGAATGCTCCCGCGAGACCACCGTTGAGATGTACACGTGCGGGGAATTCCACCAGACTCCTGTTTTCATCAGGAAATGCCTGAAACCCGGACATGTGGTGAGAGGACCTGCGCTTATCATTGAGGACACCACGACCATTGTTGTGGAACCAGAGTGGAAGGCTGAGATCACGCCCCTGGACCACATTGTACTTACACGCACAGAACCCCAGGCAGAACGTATTGCCATAGGAACCGATGCTGACCCGGTGATGCTGGAAGTTTTCAACAACCGATTCATGTCCGTTGCCGAGCAGATGGGATACCGCCTTCAGAACACCGCCCATTCGGTCAACATCAAGGAACGCCTGGACTTCTCCTGTGCCATCTTCGACAATGAAGGCAACCTAATAGCCAACGCCCCCCACATCCCGGTCCATCTGGGTTCCATGGAGGAAGCTGTCAAGGCAACCATCCAGTCAGCGAACGGCAACATGAGACCAGGGGATGCCTGGATGCTAAACTCACCGTATGCAGGAGGCACACACCTTCCTGACATCACAGTCATATCACCTGTTTTCTGCGGAACAGGAGAAGTGCAGTTCTACGTGGCATCCCGTGGTCATCATGCGGACATCGGAGGAGTGACACCCGGCTCCATGCCCCCCGGAAGCACGACGATATATGAGGAAGGGATCCTGATCGAGAATTTCAAACTGATGGATGAAGGAGAGTTCCGGGAAACAGAGGTTCTAGAGCTGCTGGGATCCGGCAAGCATCCCTCACGCAACCCCCTGCAGAACATAGCTGACCTCAAGGCACAGGCCGCCGCCAATGAGAAAGGAATACAGCAGCTTGAGAAGATGGTGGACAAATACTCACTGGAAACCGTCAGCTCATACATGCAACATGTGCAGGACAACGCCGAGGAAGCGGTCAGAAGGGTCATCGAAGTGCTGCATGACGGAAGATTCACATACACCCTTGATGACGGCAGCCATATCTCTGTGAACATTGCAATCGACCATGAAAAACGCTCAGCAAGGATCGACCTTACCGGCACCTCACCACAGCAGGAAAGCAATTTCAACGCACCTTCCTCCATCTGCAGGGCTGCTGTGCTCTATGTTTTCCGCACCCTGGTAAAGGAGAACATCCCGCTCAACGCAGGTTGCATGAAACCACTTGAGATCATCATACCGCAAGGGTGCCTTTTGAATCCCACATTCCCTGCTGCAGTGGTGGCAGGAAATGTCGAAACATCACAATATATCGTTGATTCGCTCTATGCTGCTTTAGGAATAATGGCAGCATCCCAGGGGACAATGAACAATTTCACATTCGGAAATCACGAATATCAATACTATGAGACCATCTGCGGAGGTTCCGGTGCGGGGAATGGCTTTAACGGGACCGATTCTGTGCAGACCCACATGACCAATTCACGGATAACCGACCCCGAGGTGCTTGAACTGCGTTTTCCGGTACTTCTCGAGGAGTTCTCGATCCGAAAGGGAAGCGGAGGCAGGGGTCGATATAGTGGTGGCGATGGTGTTGTCCGCAAAGTACGGTTCCTTGAAAAGATGAAGGCTGCGATCCTTTCATCACACAGGAAGTACGCTCCCTTCGGAATGAATGGAGCTGAGGGCGGAAAATGTGGCAGGAATGTCGTGATAAGGAAAAGCGGAGAGATCGAGGAGATCGAAGGTACTGCTCAGGTCGATATGAATGAAGGGGATGTCTTTGTGATAGAAACGCCTGGAGGCGGTGGGTTCGGGAAAGCTGAATGA
- a CDS encoding AAA family ATPase, protein MFLRTISLRDSTETDSSSYPFTIPVIRNFRELELTGNVTFFVGENGSGKSTMLEAIAHQAGFNTAGGSRNNLYDVHRSGSVFGENLRFSWMPKVTEGFFLRSETFYDFASHIDELQKIDGRAYDAYGGKSLHEQSHGESFLSLFNNRFRNGLYLLDEPEAALSPLRQLSLLKIIHDMESSGRAQFIIATHSPILLGYPNFRILDFDGDRITEVEYEDTDHYNITKDFLNARERYFRELFR, encoded by the coding sequence ATGTTCTTAAGAACGATCTCACTGAGGGACTCAACAGAAACAGATAGCAGCAGCTATCCTTTTACCATTCCTGTTATCAGGAACTTCCGGGAGCTCGAACTTACAGGCAACGTAACCTTCTTTGTGGGTGAGAACGGCTCAGGAAAATCTACCATGCTGGAAGCCATAGCGCATCAGGCAGGTTTCAATACTGCAGGTGGGAGTCGCAATAACCTGTATGACGTCCACAGGTCAGGGTCTGTTTTTGGTGAAAATCTCCGATTCTCATGGATGCCAAAGGTCACGGAGGGTTTTTTCCTTAGGTCGGAAACATTCTACGATTTCGCATCCCACATCGATGAACTCCAGAAAATTGACGGCAGGGCCTATGATGCCTATGGTGGCAAATCCCTTCATGAGCAGTCCCATGGAGAGTCATTCCTATCCCTTTTCAATAACCGTTTCAGGAACGGTCTGTATCTTCTTGATGAACCAGAGGCTGCCCTCTCTCCGTTGAGGCAGTTGTCCCTGCTGAAGATAATCCACGACATGGAATCAAGTGGAAGGGCACAGTTCATAATTGCCACACATTCTCCCATACTCCTGGGCTATCCGAATTTCCGGATACTCGACTTTGATGGCGATCGCATAACCGAAGTTGAGTATGAGGACACAGACCATTACAATATCACAAAGGATTTCCTCAATGCAAGGGAACGGTATTTCAGGGAACTTTTCCGCTGA
- the dinB gene encoding DNA polymerase IV, which produces MSRIILHVDMDYFYAAIEEREDPSIKDKAVVVCMYSNRGEEGGAVSTCNYIARDAGIHSAMPCRLAKSIKPDAVYLPVRKEFYTEVSNRIMEILRSYADGDGELFEKISIDEAFIEITDGAGGDFDRAKQIAERIKADVKEMEGLTCSVGIGPNKIIAKMASSRQKPDGITLIREGDVGDFLNEMPVSKLWGIGNVTEDKLAEMGIETVSQLAGRDVQELIGAFGKTRGTWLKMAASGIDDSPVKEKTSSDQIGRMASLTHDTRKSDLVLSLLDELIDDVFSKVQSRSVSFRSVTVTVIHSNFKTVTKSHTLNHPVADKSMLREISYQIMGELLDNSTLNFRRIGVRVGSLQESKGQKTLAEFF; this is translated from the coding sequence ATGTCCCGAATAATCCTCCATGTCGATATGGACTACTTTTATGCCGCCATAGAAGAGCGTGAAGATCCTTCAATTAAGGACAAGGCGGTTGTAGTGTGCATGTATTCCAACAGAGGTGAGGAAGGAGGGGCGGTAAGCACCTGCAACTACATTGCAAGGGATGCAGGTATTCATTCGGCCATGCCCTGCAGGCTTGCGAAGTCCATCAAGCCGGATGCTGTGTACCTACCGGTCAGGAAAGAGTTCTATACCGAGGTCTCAAACCGGATCATGGAGATCCTGAGATCATACGCCGATGGTGATGGCGAGCTTTTCGAGAAGATAAGTATCGATGAGGCTTTCATAGAGATCACCGATGGGGCAGGTGGTGACTTTGACAGGGCAAAGCAGATCGCAGAGCGTATCAAAGCGGATGTAAAGGAGATGGAGGGCCTTACCTGCTCGGTGGGTATCGGTCCCAACAAGATAATTGCCAAGATGGCATCCTCCCGGCAGAAACCGGATGGTATCACTCTTATCCGGGAAGGGGATGTAGGGGATTTCCTGAACGAGATGCCGGTCTCAAAGCTCTGGGGCATAGGCAATGTCACCGAAGATAAGCTGGCAGAGATGGGCATTGAGACCGTGAGCCAGCTTGCAGGGCGTGATGTGCAGGAACTCATCGGGGCTTTCGGAAAGACCCGTGGTACGTGGCTCAAGATGGCTGCATCGGGTATCGATGACAGTCCGGTAAAGGAGAAGACCAGCTCTGACCAGATAGGCAGGATGGCCTCGCTGACCCATGATACCCGCAAGAGCGATCTTGTGCTATCCCTGCTTGACGAGCTCATAGATGATGTGTTCTCAAAGGTGCAGTCCCGAAGTGTATCATTTCGGTCTGTTACGGTAACTGTCATTCATTCGAACTTCAAGACCGTAACTAAAAGCCACACACTGAATCACCCGGTTGCAGACAAATCAATGCTTCGTGAGATATCTTACCAGATAATGGGCGAGCTGCTGGATAACAGCACGCTTAATTTCAGGCGTATCGGTGTGCGTGTGGGTAGCCTTCAGGAAAGCAAGGGACAGAAAACGCTGGCGGAGTTCTTCTGA
- the nth gene encoding endonuclease III, whose translation MDNTENFGQIWSILKKEYPDPQPELDYTNEFELLIATILSAQCTDAQVNKVTAELFSKYPDAGSLADADITDLEKEIYSTGFYRAKSKNIKKTSQLIISEFAGKVPDTMEDLTSLPGVARKTANIVLARGFGKVEGVAVDTHVKRVSGKLGFTENTDPKKIEKDLMKLADQHEWDDLSMTLILHGRRVCDAKKPKCGMCVVAELCPSSIE comes from the coding sequence ATGGACAACACTGAGAACTTCGGCCAGATATGGTCTATATTGAAAAAAGAATATCCCGATCCACAACCTGAACTGGATTACACCAATGAGTTTGAGCTTTTGATCGCAACGATCCTTTCCGCGCAGTGTACGGATGCACAGGTGAACAAGGTAACAGCTGAACTGTTCAGTAAGTATCCGGATGCAGGATCACTCGCAGATGCCGATATCACTGATCTGGAGAAGGAAATCTATTCCACAGGTTTCTATCGGGCAAAATCGAAGAACATCAAAAAGACTTCCCAGTTGATCATCTCTGAGTTTGCAGGTAAGGTCCCGGATACAATGGAAGACCTGACATCACTTCCAGGCGTTGCCAGGAAAACGGCCAACATAGTTCTTGCGAGGGGCTTTGGGAAGGTCGAAGGTGTTGCAGTGGACACTCATGTGAAAAGGGTTTCCGGTAAGCTTGGGTTTACTGAGAATACCGATCCAAAGAAGATCGAAAAGGACCTCATGAAGCTTGCAGATCAGCATGAATGGGACGACCTTTCAATGACGCTTATCCTTCACGGACGTCGTGTCTGTGATGCGAAGAAGCCAAAATGTGGTATGTGCGTGGTTGCAGAGTTGTGTCCGTCAAGTATCGAATGA
- a CDS encoding sodium:alanine symporter family protein has protein sequence MAFTELFTTGPDILSILKTIDSLVWGPPLLLFLVGTGVYLTLSLGLIQVFRLPLALRYVIRPDSSDNDHEGDISSFAALTTALAATIGTGNIVGVATAIKAGGPGALFWMGLAAFFGMATKYAECMLAVKYRTVDENGQMAGGPMHYITRGLADKSYSRPLAVFFAFSGVCVAFFGIGIFPQVNAIADSAAITLNVPPFYTAIVITILVAMVTIGGIKSIAKVAQVLVPFMAVAYVLGCLIIIFSNLELLPSTVSLIIRSAFTPTAAAGGFLGSTMILAVQMGIARGVFSNESGLGSAPIAAAAARIREPAKQGLISMTGTFFDTIIVCTMTGIVLVMTGAWTSDFEGAYMTSYAFSTGLESFGSLIVGTGLMFFAFTTILGWNYYGERCVQFLVGVRGIMPYRIIYIALVGGGVYLTLDTIWILADIVNGLMVIPNLIAILALRRIIVQETRKYFDGLEEESDSY, from the coding sequence ATGGCCTTTACCGAATTGTTCACTACAGGACCTGACATTCTCAGTATCCTCAAGACCATTGACAGCCTTGTATGGGGACCACCTCTCTTGCTCTTCCTTGTGGGAACAGGAGTATACCTAACACTCAGTCTAGGACTCATACAGGTATTCAGGCTACCACTGGCATTACGTTACGTCATCAGGCCTGACTCTTCTGACAACGACCACGAGGGAGACATCTCCAGTTTCGCGGCCCTTACAACAGCCCTTGCAGCAACCATCGGAACCGGGAACATAGTGGGAGTTGCCACTGCTATCAAGGCCGGAGGTCCGGGTGCCCTTTTCTGGATGGGACTGGCAGCGTTCTTCGGAATGGCAACAAAATATGCCGAATGCATGCTTGCGGTAAAGTACAGGACAGTGGACGAGAACGGACAGATGGCAGGTGGTCCCATGCATTACATCACAAGAGGACTGGCAGATAAGTCCTACAGCAGACCCCTTGCGGTCTTCTTTGCATTTAGTGGAGTTTGTGTCGCTTTCTTTGGCATCGGCATCTTCCCGCAGGTCAATGCCATAGCAGATTCGGCTGCCATCACACTCAATGTGCCTCCGTTCTATACTGCAATCGTTATTACGATCCTTGTTGCAATGGTAACTATAGGCGGTATTAAAAGCATAGCAAAAGTAGCGCAGGTACTGGTCCCTTTCATGGCTGTGGCCTATGTGCTGGGATGTCTTATCATAATATTTTCGAATCTCGAACTGCTGCCTTCAACCGTTTCACTGATCATACGCTCCGCATTCACACCCACGGCTGCAGCAGGAGGATTCCTAGGATCCACGATGATACTGGCTGTCCAGATGGGAATAGCAAGAGGGGTGTTCTCAAATGAGTCAGGACTTGGAAGTGCACCAATTGCAGCCGCTGCCGCAAGGATCAGGGAACCTGCAAAACAGGGACTCATCTCCATGACAGGGACCTTTTTCGACACCATCATCGTCTGTACCATGACAGGCATCGTCCTTGTGATGACGGGGGCCTGGACAAGTGATTTCGAAGGCGCTTACATGACATCATATGCATTTTCTACAGGACTTGAAAGCTTCGGCTCCCTGATCGTCGGCACAGGCCTAATGTTCTTTGCATTCACCACAATACTCGGCTGGAACTACTACGGTGAAAGATGTGTGCAATTCCTTGTGGGTGTCCGGGGCATCATGCCTTACAGGATCATTTACATCGCACTTGTGGGAGGGGGAGTTTACCTCACGCTGGACACCATATGGATCCTTGCGGATATCGTCAACGGGCTGATGGTTATCCCAAACCTCATAGCCATACTGGCCTTACGCAGGATCATCGTACAGGAGACACGGAAATACTTCGACGGTCTTGAGGAAGAAAGCGATAGCTACTGA
- the porB gene encoding pyruvate synthase subunit PorB, with product MKSLLAPGHRGCAGCCDAMAAKFTLMAAGEDCIVVSPTGCLEVMTTPYPESSWEIPWIHSLFENNAAVASGIEAALKAKGEMGKTKIIAMGGDGATLDIGMRSVSGAFERGHDFTFVCIDNEAYMNTGVQRSGATPFAASTTTSPAGTVSFGNIRPKKNMPAIIAAHGSPYVATTSIGYPKDMIRKVKAAVDVEGPTYVHAHAPCTTGWGFDTSKTVEVAKMAVETCLWPLYEMEDGEITKVKKVKNPKPVEDYLKMQRRFKHLFTKEGGDEMIKKIQALADENIEKFGLQ from the coding sequence ATGAAATCACTGTTAGCACCAGGACACAGGGGATGCGCAGGTTGCTGTGACGCAATGGCTGCAAAGTTCACTCTCATGGCAGCAGGTGAGGACTGCATTGTCGTAAGTCCTACCGGATGTCTTGAAGTTATGACCACCCCATACCCGGAATCCTCATGGGAGATCCCATGGATCCACTCACTCTTCGAGAACAACGCAGCAGTTGCATCAGGAATCGAAGCTGCTCTTAAGGCAAAGGGCGAGATGGGCAAGACCAAGATCATCGCAATGGGCGGTGACGGTGCAACACTCGATATCGGTATGCGCTCCGTATCCGGTGCATTCGAGCGTGGACACGATTTCACATTCGTCTGTATCGACAACGAAGCATACATGAACACCGGTGTTCAGAGAAGTGGTGCAACACCATTTGCTGCATCAACCACAACCAGTCCTGCTGGTACGGTATCCTTCGGTAACATCCGTCCAAAGAAGAACATGCCAGCTATCATTGCAGCACATGGTTCACCATACGTTGCAACAACTTCCATCGGATATCCAAAGGACATGATCAGGAAGGTCAAGGCAGCAGTGGATGTCGAAGGTCCAACCTATGTGCACGCACACGCACCATGTACAACCGGATGGGGATTTGATACTTCCAAGACCGTAGAGGTCGCAAAGATGGCAGTCGAGACATGCCTCTGGCCACTCTATGAGATGGAAGATGGTGAGATCACCAAGGTCAAGAAGGTCAAGAACCCTAAACCAGTAGAAGATTACCTCAAGATGCAGCGCCGTTTCAAGCACCTTTTCACAAAGGAAGGCGGAGACGAGATGATCAAGAAGATCCAGGCGCTTGCTGATGAGAATATTGAGAAGTTCGGGTTACAGTAA
- the porA gene encoding pyruvate synthase subunit PorA, producing the protein MRRDYENEKKDMVVVEGSYAVASAVKACRPNVISAYPITPQTHIVEELSQFIADGEIPNCEYVMVESEFSALSALVGSSAAGARSYSATTSQGLELMHEVLFNVSGMRLPVVMTIANRAVSAPINIWNDQQDSISQRDTGWIQLYAEDTQEISDMTAQAFKIAEDPDILLPVMTCMDGFILSHVYEPVVLLDDDLVAEYLPPFEPELKLDPKNPKTFGAFADPNSYTEFRYLQQQAMDKALKKIEDAADEFYDLFGRYYGGLIDTYETDDADIILMAMGSIVGTIKDVIDKLRANGVKVGLLKVRSFRPFPVEAIHNVIKDAKVVVALDKNISIGLNEGALFTETKGSLYNTKIDVPVIGFMIGQGGRDIPVETIENIVDEAKKVMDSGITVESQFTDLKEELL; encoded by the coding sequence ATGCGTCGCGATTATGAAAATGAGAAGAAAGATATGGTCGTTGTTGAGGGATCGTACGCGGTCGCAAGCGCTGTAAAGGCATGCAGGCCAAATGTTATCTCCGCATATCCTATCACACCACAGACCCATATTGTAGAAGAGCTTTCCCAGTTCATTGCTGACGGGGAAATCCCAAACTGTGAATATGTAATGGTCGAGTCTGAGTTCTCCGCACTTTCCGCACTGGTCGGTTCATCCGCAGCAGGCGCAAGGAGCTATTCTGCAACAACCTCACAGGGTCTTGAACTAATGCACGAGGTCCTTTTCAACGTTTCAGGTATGAGATTACCTGTTGTAATGACCATTGCGAACAGGGCAGTCAGTGCACCTATTAACATCTGGAACGACCAGCAGGATTCCATCTCCCAGAGAGACACCGGCTGGATACAGCTCTATGCTGAGGACACACAGGAAATTTCCGATATGACCGCACAGGCATTCAAGATCGCTGAGGATCCGGATATCCTGCTTCCGGTAATGACCTGTATGGACGGTTTCATCCTGTCCCACGTTTACGAACCTGTCGTCCTTCTTGACGATGATCTTGTAGCAGAATACCTGCCACCATTCGAGCCTGAACTGAAGCTCGACCCGAAGAACCCAAAGACCTTCGGTGCATTCGCAGATCCAAACTCCTACACTGAGTTCAGGTACCTGCAGCAGCAGGCAATGGACAAGGCATTGAAGAAGATCGAGGATGCTGCTGATGAGTTCTATGACCTCTTTGGCAGGTACTACGGTGGTCTTATTGACACATATGAGACAGATGATGCAGATATCATCCTCATGGCAATGGGTTCAATTGTAGGTACCATCAAGGATGTCATCGACAAGCTCAGGGCAAACGGCGTCAAGGTCGGTCTGCTTAAGGTCAGGTCCTTCCGTCCGTTCCCGGTTGAAGCTATTCACAATGTAATCAAGGATGCAAAGGTCGTTGTTGCACTTGACAAGAACATCTCTATCGGTCTTAACGAAGGTGCACTCTTCACCGAGACCAAGGGAAGTCTGTACAACACCAAGATCGATGTTCCTGTGATCGGCTTTATGATCGGTCAGGGAGGTCGTGATATTCCTGTAGAGACCATCGAGAATATCGTCGATGAGGCAAAGAAAGTAATGGATTCAGGTATCACTGTCGAAAGCCAGTTCACTGACCTGAAGGAGGAGTTGTTATGA
- the porD gene encoding pyruvate synthase subunit PorD yields the protein MAIPPGGVCAPGSTLVNKTGGWRTFKPVYDYDKCIKCKLCELLCPDASIDPRDDGFFEFNYDFCKGCGICANECPKDAIEMVLEEK from the coding sequence ATGGCAATCCCACCAGGAGGAGTCTGTGCTCCAGGTTCCACTCTTGTTAACAAGACCGGAGGATGGAGAACATTCAAACCTGTCTATGATTATGACAAATGCATCAAATGCAAGCTCTGTGAACTCTTATGTCCGGACGCATCGATCGATCCAAGGGACGATGGTTTCTTCGAGTTCAACTATGACTTCTGCAAAGGATGCGGTATTTGTGCAAACGAATGTCCAAAGGACGCTATTGAAATGGTTCTGGAGGAGAAATAA
- a CDS encoding pyruvate ferredoxin oxidoreductase subunit gamma — translation MKEIRIHGRGGQGSVTAAELLAVGAFADGKFSQAFPAFGVERRGAPVQAFTRISDEPIRLRAQIYEPDYVIVQDPTLLEVVSVESGAKDDGIILINSDFDPEHFDLDTNAKIMTVNATKIALDVIGRPIVNTVLLGAFAGASGLIDPESIKEAVKERFPGKVGEKNAEAIQKAYDMMKEA, via the coding sequence ATGAAAGAAATACGAATACACGGTAGAGGCGGACAGGGGTCTGTTACTGCTGCTGAGCTGCTGGCTGTTGGAGCTTTTGCTGATGGCAAGTTCAGTCAGGCATTCCCTGCTTTTGGTGTGGAACGTCGTGGTGCACCTGTTCAGGCATTTACCAGGATCAGCGATGAACCGATCAGACTTAGAGCCCAGATCTATGAGCCGGACTATGTTATTGTCCAGGACCCGACACTTCTTGAAGTAGTCAGTGTCGAAAGCGGTGCAAAGGATGATGGTATTATCCTTATCAACAGTGACTTTGATCCTGAGCACTTCGATCTTGACACCAACGCCAAGATCATGACCGTCAACGCTACAAAGATCGCTCTTGATGTTATCGGAAGACCTATTGTGAACACTGTTCTCTTAGGTGCTTTCGCAGGTGCTTCCGGTCTTATCGATCCGGAGTCCATCAAGGAAGCTGTTAAGGAGCGTTTCCCCGGCAAAGTAGGTGAGAAGAACGCAGAGGCTATCCAGAAAGCCTACGACATGATGAAGGAGGCTTAA